One segment of Panicum virgatum strain AP13 chromosome 1K, P.virgatum_v5, whole genome shotgun sequence DNA contains the following:
- the LOC120652565 gene encoding zinc finger BED domain-containing protein RICESLEEPER 2-like, whose product MTVTVDNASANDSGVSYLRKQMNSLKTSIAQGKYLHMRCAAHIVNLIVQECLKEVLESIKRVRAAVRFVKNGTSRLVKFKECAILEKVDTKAFLSLDVCTRWNSTYDTLKAACAYEKVFARYADGDPYFTIELISDKGPGVPDEQDWENARKMAEFLGHFAEITKRVSASLSATSHTYFHEIGEVNILVNNWLNSSDPIQATMGKRMKDKFDKYWGQWHDIVENESEKAKGKEKDKENINLLIFVAVVLDPRYKLSQYTEFAIHQIYGQSTGEKVWAAVNKGLHGLFEEYRATFAPSDGTPQSTESESPQSKQVGGSDRMMKSMYAKRMKLNSGSSSSYNRGSRTELEKYLAEECEDDIKNFDILAWWKGQSSRFPILSRLARDVLAIPISTVASESAFSTCGRIMDDFRTSLTPFMVEALVCTQDWLKRATPTNIAENTEELTYLEEELIKEFKDKAIIENKASKAQVEGSKATTSTKSKATTTTKSKSSKTCKSKVSNSKPT is encoded by the exons ATGACAGTGACCGTTGACAATGCCAGTGCAAATGATAGTGGTGTTAGTTATTTGAGGAAACAGATGAATAGTTTAAAAACCAGCATAGCCCAAGGGAAGTACCTACACATGAGATGTGCTGCCCATATAGTTAATTTGATTGTGCAAGAGTGTTTGAAAGAGGTACTAGAATCTATCAAACGTGTTCGTGCTGCAGTGAGATTTGTGAAGAATGGCACCTCTAGGTTAGTAAAATTTAAAGAGTGTGCTATTTTGGAGAAGGTGGACACCAAGGCATTCTTGAGCCTTGATGTTTGCACCAGGTGGAACTCAACCTATGATACGCTAAAAGCTGCATGCGCTTATGAAAAAGTGTTTGCAAGGTATGCAGATGGAGATCCATACTTTACAATTGAATTGATTAGTGACAAGGGTCCAGGTGTTCCCGATGAGCAAGATTGGGAGAATGCGAGGAAAATGGCTGAATTTCTAGGCCATTTTGCTGAAATCACTAAAAGGGTTTCAGCATCATTAAGTGCAACTTCTCACACATACTTCCATGAGATTGGAGAGGTGAACATTTTGGTGAACAACTGGCTGAACAGCAGTGATCCTATCCAAGCAACAATGGGGAAGAGAATGAAAGATAAGTTTGACAAGTATTGGGGACAGTGGCATGACATTGTAGAGAATGAGAGTGAGAAGGCAAAGGGAAAAGAGAAGGACAAGGAGAACATCAACTTGCTGATTTTTGTGGCTGTCGTTCTTGATCCTAGGTACAAGCTTTCACAGTATACAGAATTTGCCATTCATCAAATTTATGGTCAAAGTACTGGAGAGAAGGTGTGGGCAGCAGTGAACAAAGGCTTGCATGGCCTTTTTGAGGAGTATAGGGCCACCTTTGCTCCAAGTGATGGCACACCCCAATCAACTGAAAGTGAGTCACCACAATCTAAACAAGTGGGAGGGTCTGATAGAATGATGAAGAGTATGTACGCCAAGAGGATGAAGCTGAACAGTGGCTCAAGCTCCTCCTATAATAGAGGCAGCAGGACTGAATTGGAGAAATACCTAGCTGAGGAGTGTGAAGATGATATTAAAAATTTTGACATTCTTGCTTGGTGGAAAGGACAGTCCTCTAGATTCCCCATACTATCTAGGTTGGCTCGTGATGTGCTGGCCATTCCAATCTCAACAGTTGCAAGTGAATCTGCATTTAGCACATGTGGGCGTATAATGGATGATTTCAGAACTTCACTTACCCCTTTTATGGTGGAAGCTCTTGTTTGTACCCAAGATTGGCTTAAGAGGGCTACACCAACCAATATTGCTGAGAATACTGAAGAACTAACTTATCTAGAAGAAG AGCTGATTAAAGAGTTTAAAGACAAAGCAATCATTGAAAACAAAGCTTCCAAGGCACAAGTAGAGGGCAGCAAGGCTACCACCAGTACCAAGAGCAAGGCTACCACCACTACCAAGAGCAAATCTTCCAAAACATGCAAAAGCAAAGTCTCCAATTCAAAACCTACCTAA